The proteins below come from a single Sporanaerobacter acetigenes DSM 13106 genomic window:
- the rplD gene encoding 50S ribosomal protein L4 produces the protein MPKVSVYNLLGEQVGEIDLKDDMFGAEINEHAMYEVVKNHLANKRQGTQSAKTRAEVRGGGRKPWRQKGTGRARQGSIRAPHWTGGGVVFAPKPRDYSYSVPKKVKRVALKSALSSKVLENEIIVLDELNLNEPKTKEMVKILENIKADKKALIVMDEKNENIIKSARNIPNVETTLVNTLNVYDILKYNSFIITKDAVRKVEEVYA, from the coding sequence ATGCCAAAAGTTAGCGTGTACAATTTGTTAGGTGAACAAGTTGGTGAAATTGACTTAAAGGATGATATGTTTGGTGCAGAAATAAATGAGCATGCAATGTATGAAGTGGTTAAAAACCATCTTGCAAATAAAAGACAAGGAACACAATCAGCTAAGACTAGAGCTGAAGTGAGAGGTGGGGGAAGAAAACCTTGGAGACAAAAAGGTACTGGTAGAGCAAGACAAGGTAGTATAAGAGCCCCACATTGGACAGGTGGTGGAGTGGTATTTGCTCCAAAGCCAAGAGATTATAGCTATAGTGTACCTAAGAAAGTAAAGAGAGTAGCATTAAAGAGTGCACTTAGTTCAAAAGTATTGGAAAATGAAATAATAGTACTTGATGAATTAAACTTAAATGAACCAAAGACTAAAGAAATGGTAAAGATATTAGAAAATATAAAAGCTGATAAAAAAGCTCTAATTGTTATGGATGAAAAGAATGAAAATATAATTAAATCAGCAAGAAACATTCCTAATGTTGAAACAACATTAGTTAATACATTAAATGTGTATGATATATTGAAATACAATTCATTCATCATAACAAAAGATGCTGTAAGAAAAGTGGAGGAGGTGTATGCATAA
- the rplC gene encoding 50S ribosomal protein L3, with translation MKRILGKKIGMTQIFEEDGRVIPVTVVEAGPLKVVQVKTMEKDGYSSIQIGYADVKEKKINKPLKGHFDKAQVEYKKYLREFRVDNPEEYEIGQEIKADVFETGDRVDVIGISKGKGTQGPIKRHGHGRGPETHGSKYHRAVGAMSAASYPGRVFKGKKMSGHMGNERVTVENLEIVRVDAEKNLLLIRGAVPGPKGGLLTIKESVKVSK, from the coding sequence ATGAAGAGAATTTTGGGTAAAAAAATAGGAATGACTCAAATTTTTGAAGAAGATGGCAGAGTGATTCCAGTTACAGTAGTTGAAGCTGGACCACTAAAGGTTGTTCAGGTGAAAACTATGGAAAAAGATGGATATAGCTCAATTCAAATAGGTTATGCAGATGTAAAAGAAAAGAAGATTAACAAACCATTAAAAGGACATTTTGACAAAGCTCAAGTTGAGTATAAAAAATATTTAAGAGAGTTCAGAGTTGATAATCCTGAAGAATATGAAATAGGTCAAGAAATTAAAGCAGATGTATTTGAAACAGGAGATAGAGTTGATGTTATAGGAATTTCTAAAGGTAAAGGGACACAAGGGCCTATAAAGAGACATGGACATGGAAGAGGACCAGAAACTCACGGTTCTAAGTACCACAGAGCTGTAGGTGCTATGTCAGCAGCATCTTATCCAGGAAGAGTTTTTAAAGGAAAGAAAATGTCTGGACATATGGGAAATGAAAGAGTTACAGTTGAGAATTTAGAGATTGTAAGAGTAGATGCTGAAAAGAATTTATTGTTAATAAGAGGTGCGGTTCCAGGACCAAAAGGCGGACTACTTACAATAAAAGAAAGTGTTAAAGTATCTAAATAA
- the rplW gene encoding 50S ribosomal protein L23, whose translation MRIPHDIIIKPVITEESMDAMSDGKYTFVVDKRATKSDIKHAVEKIFDVKVEKVNTMNMLGKEKRMGVHVGRRPSWKKAIITLTDDSKSIEFFEGME comes from the coding sequence ATGCGTATTCCACACGATATAATCATTAAGCCTGTTATTACTGAAGAAAGTATGGATGCTATGAGTGATGGCAAATATACTTTTGTTGTAGACAAAAGAGCGACTAAAAGTGATATAAAGCATGCAGTTGAAAAGATATTCGATGTAAAGGTAGAAAAAGTAAATACTATGAATATGCTTGGAAAAGAAAAGAGAATGGGAGTCCATGTAGGTAGAAGACCAAGTTGGAAAAAAGCTATCATAACGTTAACTGATGATAGCAAGAGCATTGAGTTCTTCGAAGGTATGGAATAG